One window of the Desulfuromonas acetoxidans DSM 684 genome contains the following:
- a CDS encoding DUF1847 domain-containing protein, whose amino-acid sequence MTDNNVFSCQQCSTVWSKTGKTFCTSPEGALPQPAHCPAAESGVIDEAFQHYVGTGDDARLAQVAARVEGMGCQANPDEGYVTTRWTRVEETIAFAKLMGFHTIGIATCLGLLLETEQLVKILKAQGFDVVTVCCKAGGHDKRDLGLAESDKVRPEHFEAACHPIAQAELLNRSASEMNILVGLCVGHDMLFNKYSKVPVTTLVAKDRVTGHNPASVLYGQNFCYKRLQKTALDIPTT is encoded by the coding sequence ATGACAGACAACAATGTGTTCAGCTGCCAGCAATGCAGCACGGTTTGGAGTAAAACAGGAAAAACTTTTTGTACCAGCCCTGAAGGGGCATTGCCTCAACCGGCCCATTGCCCTGCGGCAGAGTCTGGTGTGATTGATGAGGCGTTTCAGCACTATGTTGGGACGGGAGACGATGCACGTCTCGCGCAGGTCGCAGCTCGTGTCGAGGGGATGGGGTGCCAAGCAAACCCAGATGAAGGTTATGTTACGACACGCTGGACACGGGTTGAGGAGACTATTGCCTTCGCCAAGCTGATGGGTTTCCACACGATCGGCATTGCTACCTGCCTTGGCTTGTTGTTGGAAACAGAGCAATTGGTTAAAATTCTTAAAGCACAGGGCTTTGATGTGGTGACGGTGTGCTGTAAGGCGGGTGGGCATGACAAGCGGGACTTGGGCCTCGCCGAAAGTGACAAGGTGCGCCCTGAGCACTTTGAGGCGGCGTGCCACCCGATTGCCCAAGCCGAGCTACTGAACCGCTCGGCAAGCGAAATGAATATTCTGGTTGGTCTGTGTGTAGGGCACGACATGTTGTTTAACAAATATTCCAAAGTACCTGTGACGACCTTGGTCGCCAAAGACCGTGTCACCGGGCATAATCCGGCCAGTGTCCTTTACGGCCAAAATTTTTGTTACAAACGATTGCAGAAAACGGCCCTGGATATCCCCACGACATGA
- a CDS encoding c-type cytochrome, whose amino-acid sequence MSSKKHSYQEVTIVQRSPIVKTQIIALGLIVLISLLMGCQQQDRELTAEQKALRLGSQLFDKSCASCHGARGNGLGSRGGPSLQGPDFRYGNTPDAIRQSILQGRPDGMPAFDTVFTAEELDNLTDYVLYLGTTN is encoded by the coding sequence ATGTCGTCCAAGAAACATTCATATCAGGAGGTGACCATCGTGCAACGTTCTCCCATCGTCAAAACACAAATCATCGCTTTGGGACTGATCGTGCTTATTAGCCTGCTCATGGGCTGCCAACAGCAGGATAGAGAACTGACTGCGGAACAGAAGGCCTTGCGCTTAGGGAGTCAACTGTTTGATAAAAGCTGTGCGTCCTGTCATGGTGCGCGGGGGAATGGTCTGGGTTCGCGGGGCGGCCCTTCTCTTCAGGGACCGGATTTTCGTTACGGCAACACGCCTGACGCGATTCGCCAGTCGATTCTGCAGGGGCGGCCTGATGGCATGCCTGCGTTTGACACGGTTTTTACCGCTGAAGAGCTGGACAACCTGACCGACTACGTTCTTTATCTGGGCACAACGAACTAA
- a CDS encoding REP-associated tyrosine transposase codes for MPRIARIVVPEYPHHVTQRGNNRATVFFDDEDRQQYLKLLAKYSKAFSLQIWAYCLMDNHVHLLVVPEKEDSLARGIGLTNQVYTQYLNRKLKQSGRIWQNRFFSCLVEQDDYLWTAARYVERNPVKSGTVEKAEDYRWSSARAHLTSARDDILHSPSWLDGKDRTAYADFVMQSDDKAEDGLRSATRTGRPFGSEGFIDKMEETLQTTLRPRKPGRPRKTGERP; via the coding sequence ATGCCAAGAATAGCCCGCATTGTCGTTCCCGAATATCCCCACCACGTCACTCAGCGCGGTAATAACCGCGCGACCGTCTTTTTTGACGATGAAGACCGTCAGCAATACCTCAAGCTGCTGGCAAAATACAGCAAGGCGTTTTCTTTGCAGATTTGGGCCTACTGTTTGATGGACAACCATGTTCATTTGCTTGTGGTTCCCGAAAAAGAGGACTCTTTGGCTCGCGGCATCGGCCTGACAAATCAAGTCTATACGCAATATCTCAATCGAAAATTGAAACAAAGCGGGCGCATTTGGCAGAACCGGTTCTTTTCGTGTCTGGTGGAACAGGATGACTATCTATGGACGGCGGCACGCTATGTCGAACGAAACCCGGTCAAATCGGGCACGGTGGAAAAGGCGGAAGATTACCGCTGGTCCAGCGCCAGAGCTCATCTTACCTCTGCCCGTGATGATATTTTACATTCCCCCTCCTGGCTTGACGGCAAGGACAGAACTGCCTATGCCGATTTTGTCATGCAAAGTGATGACAAAGCAGAAGACGGCTTACGCAGTGCAACCCGCACAGGTCGTCCGTTCGGTTCTGAGGGGTTTATAGACAAGATGGAAGAGACATTGCAGACCACATTAAGGCCCCGCAAACCGGGCAGGCCAAGAAAAACCGGGGAGCGTCCCTAG
- a CDS encoding class I SAM-dependent DNA methyltransferase yields the protein MYSDFETISSYYDDLYVKDEEYAPEAAKTKELLCKHGMAPQSDLLILACGTGGHIPYFTDDYQVSGLDLSEDMLAVAERKFPSLTFHRGNLIDFDVKTEFDAMICLYGSIGFVKSVDNLRTTMKRVAAQLRPNGIALITPWSTKEDFQECLVVDAVDEPDMKISRMEQVRLKKPNIVEVTFHHLIGKGTDVNYHQQSVEIGLFSRQDYLSAMTEAGLTVVEEYTGSDVRGGAYIGKRVVD from the coding sequence ATGTACTCTGATTTTGAAACCATCTCATCTTATTATGACGATCTGTATGTCAAAGACGAGGAATACGCTCCGGAAGCCGCCAAAACGAAGGAATTACTGTGCAAGCATGGTATGGCCCCGCAGTCTGATCTGCTGATTCTGGCCTGTGGAACCGGTGGTCATATCCCCTATTTCACCGATGACTATCAGGTGAGCGGGCTGGACCTGAGCGAGGATATGCTAGCTGTAGCAGAAAGAAAATTCCCTTCCCTCACCTTTCACCGCGGCAACCTGATTGATTTTGATGTAAAGACAGAGTTCGACGCCATGATCTGCCTGTATGGTTCCATCGGCTTTGTTAAATCGGTCGATAACCTGCGCACCACCATGAAACGGGTTGCTGCCCAGCTACGCCCCAATGGCATTGCGTTGATCACGCCATGGAGCACCAAAGAGGATTTTCAGGAGTGTCTCGTCGTCGACGCCGTGGATGAGCCGGATATGAAAATTTCGCGCATGGAGCAAGTGCGCCTTAAGAAACCGAATATCGTCGAAGTGACCTTTCACCACCTGATCGGCAAGGGCACGGATGTGAACTACCATCAACAATCGGTAGAGATCGGCCTATTTTCCCGTCAGGATTACCTCAGTGCCATGACCGAGGCCGGGCTGACAGTCGTGGAGGAGTACACGGGAAGCGACGTGCGCGGTGGCGCGTATATTGGCAAACGGGTAGTCGATTAG